From Mustelus asterias chromosome 19, sMusAst1.hap1.1, whole genome shotgun sequence, one genomic window encodes:
- the bhlhe41 gene encoding class E basic helix-loop-helix protein 41 isoform X1, with translation MQEDIPLSQASAGFTQRKLMEKADFIGAEYHSLYVCKSKRGMKRDDSKEAYKLPHRLIEKKRRDRINECISQLKDLLPEHVKLTTLGHLEKAVVLELTLKHLKALTTLTEQQHQKILALQNGDYMVKGPLHSDLDAFSSGFETCASQVLQHLSSFEGRGPREQRCAQLIGHLHQAAAQLRAEGDSQTPGGGQAADQGVGHERGSHNCVPVIQRAQAAENNGSDTDTDSGYGGEGERCERKSEKEFTPGNGSSHKSLTCKIKQEPNDPAAKRVKMDPAAPMISFEAGHDPALHPMMGIGTMPALGQQHPFCLPFYFIAPSPAAPYMPPLDRANLEKCWYPAPIPLLYPGIPSLHGISALAPHRLLRQNPSPGSGPQPGPHSPESKPAGSLRVERASSPALEPPQSPNNTPSNSFHVPPHPSSPPNLITSPSLTTHVKIWN, from the exons ATGCAGGAAGATATCCCTCTCTCACAAGCCTCTGCTGGCTTCACACAGCGGAAGCTAATGGAAAAGGCAGACTTTATTGG TGCAGAATACCATTCGCTGTACGTGTGCAAGTCAAAGCGGGGGATGAAACGAGACGACAGCAAG GAGGCCTACAAACTACCGCACCGGCTGATAGAGAAGAAAAGACGTGACAGGATTAACGAGTGCATTTCCCAGTTGAAGGATCTGCTGCCCGAGCATGTGAAATTGACG aCATTGGGACACCTGGAAAAAGCTGTAGTACTGGAATTAACGCTGAAACATTTAAAAGCTTTAACTACATTAACAGAGCAACAGCATCAGAAGATATTGGCTTTGCAAAATG GTGACTATATGGTGAAGGGGCCTCTGCACTCGGACCTGGATGCTTTCAGCTCTGGATTTGAAACCTGTGCCAGCCAGGTGCTGCAACACCTCAGCAGCTTCGAAGGCCGAGGCCCCAGGGAGCAGCGCTGTGCCCAGCTGATTGGCCACTTGCACCAAGCTGCCGCCCAGCTCCGAGCCGAGGGGGATTCGCAGACTCCGGGGGGAGGGCAGGCCGCTGACCAGGGGGTGGGGCACGAACGCGGCAGCCACAACTGCGTCCCGGTCATTCAGCGGGCACAGGCGGCAGAGAACAACGGGAGTGACACGGACACGGACAGCGGATACGGAGGGGAAGGTGAGaggtgcgagagaaagagtgagaaggAGTTCACCCCGGGAAATGGATCCAGCCACAAGAGCTTGACTTGTAAAATTAAACAGGAGCCTAATGATCCAGCAGCCAAAAGGGTAAAAATGGATCCGGCCGCTCCCATGATCAGCTTTGAGGCGGGCCACGACCCTGCTCTTCACCCCATGATGGGGATTGGCACAATGCCCGCACTAGGCCAGCAGCACCCTTTCTGTCTGCCCTTTTACTTCATTGCCCCCTCACCAGCTGCTCCCTACATGCCCCCCCTGGACAGGGCCAACCTGGAGAAGTGCTGGTACCCGGCTCCCATCCCCCTCCTTTACCCTGGCATTCCATCCCTGCACGGCATCTCAGCGCTGGCACCCCATAGGCTACTCCGCCAGAACCCGTCCCCAGGCTCGGGCCCACAACCTGGGCCCCATTCGCCCGAGTCAAAGCCTGCTGGGTCCCTCCGAGTGGAGAGAGCTTCGAGCCCAGCCCTGGAACCCCCACAATCACCAAACAACACACCCTCAAACAGTTTCCATGTTCCCCCTCATCCCTCATCCCCGCCCAACCTCATAACCTCACCTTCCCTCACCACTCATGTTAAAATATGGAACTAG
- the bhlhe41 gene encoding class E basic helix-loop-helix protein 41 isoform X2 — protein MKRDDSKEAYKLPHRLIEKKRRDRINECISQLKDLLPEHVKLTTLGHLEKAVVLELTLKHLKALTTLTEQQHQKILALQNGDYMVKGPLHSDLDAFSSGFETCASQVLQHLSSFEGRGPREQRCAQLIGHLHQAAAQLRAEGDSQTPGGGQAADQGVGHERGSHNCVPVIQRAQAAENNGSDTDTDSGYGGEGERCERKSEKEFTPGNGSSHKSLTCKIKQEPNDPAAKRVKMDPAAPMISFEAGHDPALHPMMGIGTMPALGQQHPFCLPFYFIAPSPAAPYMPPLDRANLEKCWYPAPIPLLYPGIPSLHGISALAPHRLLRQNPSPGSGPQPGPHSPESKPAGSLRVERASSPALEPPQSPNNTPSNSFHVPPHPSSPPNLITSPSLTTHVKIWN, from the exons ATGAAACGAGACGACAGCAAG GAGGCCTACAAACTACCGCACCGGCTGATAGAGAAGAAAAGACGTGACAGGATTAACGAGTGCATTTCCCAGTTGAAGGATCTGCTGCCCGAGCATGTGAAATTGACG aCATTGGGACACCTGGAAAAAGCTGTAGTACTGGAATTAACGCTGAAACATTTAAAAGCTTTAACTACATTAACAGAGCAACAGCATCAGAAGATATTGGCTTTGCAAAATG GTGACTATATGGTGAAGGGGCCTCTGCACTCGGACCTGGATGCTTTCAGCTCTGGATTTGAAACCTGTGCCAGCCAGGTGCTGCAACACCTCAGCAGCTTCGAAGGCCGAGGCCCCAGGGAGCAGCGCTGTGCCCAGCTGATTGGCCACTTGCACCAAGCTGCCGCCCAGCTCCGAGCCGAGGGGGATTCGCAGACTCCGGGGGGAGGGCAGGCCGCTGACCAGGGGGTGGGGCACGAACGCGGCAGCCACAACTGCGTCCCGGTCATTCAGCGGGCACAGGCGGCAGAGAACAACGGGAGTGACACGGACACGGACAGCGGATACGGAGGGGAAGGTGAGaggtgcgagagaaagagtgagaaggAGTTCACCCCGGGAAATGGATCCAGCCACAAGAGCTTGACTTGTAAAATTAAACAGGAGCCTAATGATCCAGCAGCCAAAAGGGTAAAAATGGATCCGGCCGCTCCCATGATCAGCTTTGAGGCGGGCCACGACCCTGCTCTTCACCCCATGATGGGGATTGGCACAATGCCCGCACTAGGCCAGCAGCACCCTTTCTGTCTGCCCTTTTACTTCATTGCCCCCTCACCAGCTGCTCCCTACATGCCCCCCCTGGACAGGGCCAACCTGGAGAAGTGCTGGTACCCGGCTCCCATCCCCCTCCTTTACCCTGGCATTCCATCCCTGCACGGCATCTCAGCGCTGGCACCCCATAGGCTACTCCGCCAGAACCCGTCCCCAGGCTCGGGCCCACAACCTGGGCCCCATTCGCCCGAGTCAAAGCCTGCTGGGTCCCTCCGAGTGGAGAGAGCTTCGAGCCCAGCCCTGGAACCCCCACAATCACCAAACAACACACCCTCAAACAGTTTCCATGTTCCCCCTCATCCCTCATCCCCGCCCAACCTCATAACCTCACCTTCCCTCACCACTCATGTTAAAATATGGAACTAG